A genomic stretch from Pseudomonas alkylphenolica includes:
- the sulA gene encoding SOS-induced cell division inhibitor SulA, protein MQFPPASQNVPQQAQLPLFEAFLAQPVLPGLKAAKPAPHPGAAQVFSELSFRGALGNCQSLLAPMLRELSELSEEQDERWLTLIAPPASLTQAWLREAGLNRERILLLQPRGNQSALQLACEALRLGRSHTVVSWLSTVSSSARQQLSNAARAGDAQSLNIRLG, encoded by the coding sequence ATGCAGTTCCCCCCAGCGTCACAGAACGTACCGCAGCAAGCACAACTGCCCCTGTTCGAAGCATTCCTGGCCCAGCCAGTGCTGCCCGGACTGAAAGCCGCCAAGCCTGCGCCGCACCCTGGCGCAGCTCAGGTTTTCAGCGAGCTGTCTTTCCGTGGTGCGCTGGGCAACTGCCAGAGCCTGCTGGCCCCCATGCTGCGCGAACTGAGCGAGCTGAGCGAAGAGCAGGACGAGCGCTGGCTGACCCTGATCGCCCCACCGGCCAGCCTGACCCAGGCATGGCTACGCGAAGCGGGCTTGAACCGCGAGCGCATTCTGTTACTGCAACCACGCGGCAACCAAAGCGCCCTGCAACTGGCCTGTGAAGCCCTGCGCCTGGGCCGTAGCCATACCGTGGTCAGCTGGCTGAGCACGGTCAGCAGCAGCGCCCGCCAGCAACTCAGCAACGCCGCACGTGCCGGAGACGCACAAAGCCTGAACATCCGCCTTGGCTGA
- a CDS encoding TetR/AcrR family transcriptional regulator has protein sequence MAQSETVERILDAAEQLFAEKGFAETSLRLITSKAGVNLAAVNYHFGSKKALIQAVFSRFLGPFCTSLERELERRQARPEHKPSLEELLEMLVEQALVVQPRSGNDLSIFMRLLGLAFSQSQGHLRRYLEDMYGKVFRRYMLLVNEAAPRIPPIELFWRVHFMLGAAAFSMSGIKALRAISETDFGVNTSIEQVMRLMVPFLAAGMRADSGVTDEAMAAAQLRPRSKSSSATVTAKA, from the coding sequence ATGGCCCAGTCGGAAACCGTTGAACGCATTCTCGATGCTGCCGAGCAGTTGTTCGCGGAAAAAGGTTTTGCCGAAACCTCATTACGGCTGATCACCAGCAAGGCCGGCGTCAACCTGGCGGCGGTGAACTACCACTTCGGTTCCAAGAAGGCCCTGATCCAGGCGGTCTTCTCGCGTTTCCTTGGTCCTTTCTGCACCAGTCTCGAGCGCGAACTGGAGCGTCGTCAGGCCCGTCCTGAGCACAAGCCAAGCCTTGAAGAACTGCTGGAAATGCTGGTCGAGCAGGCGCTGGTGGTACAGCCGCGCAGTGGCAACGACCTGTCGATCTTCATGCGCCTGCTGGGCCTGGCCTTCAGCCAGAGCCAAGGGCACTTGCGGCGTTATCTGGAGGACATGTACGGCAAGGTGTTCCGTCGCTACATGCTGCTGGTCAACGAGGCCGCACCGCGTATTCCGCCCATCGAGCTGTTCTGGCGTGTGCACTTCATGCTCGGTGCCGCAGCATTCAGCATGTCCGGGATCAAGGCACTGCGTGCTATTTCCGAAACCGATTTCGGCGTCAACACCTCGATCGAACAGGTCATGCGCCTGATGGTGCCGTTCCTCGCCGCCGGTATGCGTGCCGACAGCGGTGTCACTGACGAAGCCATGGCCGCCGCGCAGCTGCGTCCGCGCAGCAAATCCTCAAGCGCCACGGTCACCGCCAAGGCCTGA
- a CDS encoding DUF1653 domain-containing protein: protein MQIQPGVYRHYKGPEYRVFGTARHSETEEWVVFYQALYGEFGLWVRPLSMFMESVEVDGEQVPRFALVKAEAELFSRPDAEGG from the coding sequence ATGCAGATACAACCAGGCGTATACCGGCATTACAAGGGGCCTGAGTATCGTGTGTTCGGCACGGCGCGCCATTCCGAAACCGAGGAGTGGGTGGTGTTCTACCAGGCTCTGTATGGCGAGTTCGGCCTCTGGGTTCGACCCCTTTCGATGTTTATGGAGTCGGTTGAGGTTGACGGCGAGCAAGTGCCGCGCTTTGCTTTGGTCAAGGCTGAAGCCGAGCTGTTTTCCCGGCCAGATGCCGAGGGTGGCTAA
- a CDS encoding DEAD/DEAH box helicase gives MPEHLIDNLQPQPRLWLGSIEFSAFEPRNGRMQRHIQHRAALAFGYAGEYVSGTKNIAIIKHEAEQTLRIQRQPAAERNLRDTLLRLGFKIATRQSKALPESAGDPFELPNDSAWLRFVLSELPALREQGWQIEFADDFAFDLTPVDDWYARIQEAPERDWFDLELGIVVDGERLSLLPILLNLLRTHPELLNSTQLAKRREDEQLLVTIPGNTGGRRPLQVALPYGRLKPVLATLGDFYQREPGETSLRLATPDATRLNALQELPLSWQGGDRVRNLAERLRDIRQQPAHTPDGLNATLRSYQLEGLSWMQALRELEVGGILADDMGLGKTLQTLAHLLTEKKAGRLTRPAMVVMPTSLIPNWQDEAARFAPDLRVLALQGIGRRKHFDHLQDYDLLLTTYALLPKDLAHFKGLVLHVLILDEAQYIKSPSSKAAQAARQLEARQRLCLSGTPLENHLGELWSLFHFLLPGWLGDAKAFNRDYRVPIERQGNDERLQHLNARIKPFLLRRTKEQVATELPAKTEMIHWVELSDAQRDVYETMRLAMDQKVRAEITRKGVARSQIIILEALLKLRQVCCDLRLVNSQAPTTRGAHSGKLASLMEMLEELLAEGRRVLLFSQFTSMLRLIEAELQQRTIAYALLTGETRDRRAPVQDFQSGRLQIFLISLKAGGVGLNLTAADTVIHYDPWWNPAAENQATDRAYRIGQEKPVFVYKLITRGTVEEKIQQLQQEKSALAAGVLDGRQAGDWRLAAEDIDALFAPLPGKRKVPKAG, from the coding sequence ATGCCCGAGCACCTGATTGACAACCTCCAGCCACAACCGCGGTTGTGGCTGGGCAGCATCGAATTCAGCGCCTTCGAACCGCGCAACGGGCGCATGCAACGCCACATTCAGCATCGCGCAGCCTTGGCCTTTGGTTACGCTGGCGAGTACGTCAGCGGCACCAAGAACATCGCCATCATCAAGCACGAGGCCGAACAGACCTTGCGCATTCAGCGTCAGCCCGCAGCCGAGCGCAACTTGCGCGACACCTTGCTGCGCCTGGGTTTCAAGATCGCCACACGCCAGAGCAAAGCGTTGCCGGAAAGCGCCGGCGACCCCTTCGAACTGCCCAACGACAGCGCCTGGTTGCGCTTTGTTTTGAGCGAACTGCCGGCCCTGCGCGAGCAAGGCTGGCAGATCGAATTCGCCGACGATTTCGCCTTCGACCTGACTCCAGTGGACGACTGGTATGCGCGTATCCAGGAAGCGCCGGAGCGTGACTGGTTCGACCTGGAACTGGGCATCGTGGTCGATGGTGAACGCCTGAGCCTGCTGCCGATCCTGCTCAATCTGCTACGTACTCATCCGGAACTGCTCAACAGTACGCAACTGGCCAAGCGTCGCGAGGACGAGCAACTTCTGGTGACGATTCCCGGCAACACCGGCGGCCGCCGTCCGCTGCAGGTTGCCCTGCCCTACGGGCGACTGAAACCGGTGCTGGCCACCCTCGGCGATTTCTATCAGCGCGAGCCCGGTGAAACCAGCCTGCGCCTGGCCACTCCCGACGCCACTCGCCTCAATGCCCTGCAGGAGCTGCCGCTAAGCTGGCAAGGCGGCGATCGCGTGCGCAACCTGGCTGAACGCCTGCGTGACATCCGCCAGCAACCGGCACATACACCGGACGGTCTCAACGCCACCCTGCGTTCCTATCAGCTTGAAGGTCTGAGCTGGATGCAAGCCCTGCGCGAACTGGAAGTGGGCGGCATCCTCGCCGACGACATGGGCCTGGGCAAAACCCTGCAGACGCTTGCTCACCTGCTCACGGAAAAGAAAGCCGGACGCCTGACCCGCCCGGCCATGGTGGTGATGCCGACCAGCCTGATCCCCAACTGGCAGGACGAAGCGGCACGCTTCGCTCCCGATCTGCGCGTCCTGGCCCTGCAAGGCATCGGCCGTCGCAAGCATTTTGACCACTTGCAGGACTACGACCTGCTGCTGACCACCTATGCCCTGCTGCCCAAGGACCTGGCGCACTTCAAGGGCCTGGTGCTGCATGTACTGATCCTCGACGAGGCGCAGTACATCAAGAGTCCGAGCAGCAAGGCCGCCCAGGCTGCGCGTCAGCTGGAAGCACGCCAACGCCTGTGCCTGAGCGGCACGCCGCTGGAAAATCACCTGGGCGAACTGTGGTCGCTGTTCCACTTCCTGCTGCCCGGCTGGCTGGGCGACGCCAAGGCGTTCAATCGCGACTACCGAGTACCGATCGAGCGCCAGGGCAACGATGAGCGCCTGCAGCACCTCAACGCGCGGATCAAGCCGTTCCTGCTGCGGCGCACCAAGGAACAGGTTGCCACCGAACTGCCGGCCAAGACCGAGATGATCCACTGGGTCGAGCTCAGCGATGCGCAGCGCGATGTCTACGAGACCATGCGCCTGGCCATGGACCAGAAAGTGCGCGCCGAGATCACCCGCAAAGGCGTGGCCCGCAGCCAGATCATCATCCTTGAAGCCTTGCTCAAGCTGCGCCAGGTCTGCTGCGATCTGCGCCTGGTCAACAGCCAGGCGCCAACCACCCGCGGTGCTCACTCGGGCAAGCTGGCAAGCCTGATGGAAATGCTCGAGGAGCTGCTTGCCGAAGGGCGGCGCGTGCTGCTGTTCTCACAGTTCACCAGCATGTTGCGGCTGATCGAGGCAGAACTGCAGCAACGCACCATCGCCTACGCCCTGCTGACGGGCGAAACCCGCGATCGCCGGGCACCGGTACAGGACTTCCAGAGCGGGCGCCTGCAGATTTTTCTCATCAGCCTCAAAGCCGGTGGCGTGGGCCTGAACCTGACCGCTGCCGATACCGTGATCCATTACGACCCGTGGTGGAACCCGGCAGCGGAAAACCAGGCCACCGACCGTGCTTATCGTATCGGTCAGGAAAAGCCGGTATTCGTTTACAAGCTGATTACCCGAGGCACGGTGGAAGAGAAGATCCAGCAGCTGCAGCAGGAGAAGTCGGCGCTGGCGGCCGGGGTGCTGGATGGGCGCCAGGCGGGGGATTGGCGTTTGGCAGCCGAGGATATCGATGCGTTGTTTGCGCCATTGCCCGGCAAGCGCAAGGTTCCGAAAGCGGGTTGA
- the lexA gene encoding transcriptional repressor LexA: MLKLTPRQAEILAFIKRCLEDNGFPPTRAEIAQELGFKSPNAAEEHLKALARKGAIEMTPGASRGIRIPGLEAKAEDSGLPIIGRVAAGAPILAQQHIEESCNINPAFFHPRADYLLRVHGMSMKDVGIVDGDLLAVHTCREARNGQIVVARLGDEVTVKRFKREGSKVWLIAENPEFAPIEVNLKDQELVIEGLSVGVIRR; the protein is encoded by the coding sequence ATGCTAAAACTGACGCCACGCCAAGCTGAGATTCTGGCTTTTATCAAGCGCTGCCTGGAAGACAACGGCTTCCCGCCCACCCGCGCGGAAATCGCCCAGGAGCTGGGCTTCAAGTCTCCGAATGCCGCCGAGGAACACCTCAAGGCCCTGGCCCGCAAGGGCGCAATCGAGATGACCCCGGGCGCCTCGCGCGGCATCCGCATCCCCGGCCTTGAAGCCAAGGCCGAAGACAGCGGCTTGCCGATCATCGGCCGTGTCGCCGCCGGCGCACCGATTCTTGCCCAGCAGCACATCGAGGAATCCTGCAACATCAACCCGGCCTTCTTCCATCCCCGGGCCGATTACCTGCTGCGCGTCCACGGCATGAGCATGAAGGATGTCGGCATCGTCGATGGCGACCTGCTCGCCGTACATACCTGCCGCGAAGCCCGCAATGGTCAGATCGTGGTCGCCCGCCTGGGTGACGAGGTAACGGTCAAGCGCTTCAAGCGCGAAGGCAGCAAAGTCTGGCTGATTGCTGAAAACCCCGAATTCGCCCCTATCGAAGTCAACCTGAAAGACCAGGAGCTGGTGATCGAGGGCTTGAGTGTCGGCGTCATTCGCCGGTAA
- the topA gene encoding type I DNA topoisomerase, translating to MGKSLVIVESPAKAKTINKYLGSQYVVKSSIGHIRDLPTSGSASASKEPAAKRGKAAAGEAPALSPKEKARKQLVARMGVDPDHGWKAKYEILPGKEKVIEELRRLAKDADTIYLATDLDREGEAIAWHLREAIGGDDSRYKRVVFNEITKKAIQEAFSQPGELDIDRVNAQQARRFLDRVVGYMVSPLLWSKIARGLSAGRVQSVAVKLVVEREREIRAFIPEEYWEVHADLGTAKDAKVRFEVAREKGEAFKPLNEAQAMAALEKLKSSSYTVAKREDRPTSSKPSAPFITSTLQQAASNRLGFGVKKTMMMAQRLYEAGYITYMRTDSTNLSVDAVEMARSYIESEFGKKYLPEAPIVYGSKEGAQEAHEAIRPSDVNTHPTKLSGMERDAERLYELIWRQFLACQMPPAQYLSTTVSVTAGDFELRAKGRILKFDGYTRVLPQQSKPGDDDVLPEMNQGEVLKLIQIDPSQHFTKPPARYSEASLVKEMEKRGIGRPSTYAAIISTIQDRGYVTLHNRRFYSEKMGDIVTERLSESFSNLMDYGFTAGMEENLDDVAQGERDWKNVLDEFYGDFSNKLKLAEDGEKGMRANQPTLTNIACKDCGRPMMIRTASTGVFLGCSGYSLPPKERCKATVNLVPGDEIAADDEGESESRVLLNKHRCPICSTAMDAYLLDEKRKLHICGNNPDCTGYEIEEGNYRIKGYEGPSLECDKCGSEMQLKTGRFGKFFGCTNAECKNTRKLLKSGEAAPPKMDAVKMPELKCEKVNDTYVLRDGASGLFLAASQFPKNRETRAPLVIEIIPHKDEIDPKYHFLCEAPKKDPDGRPAVIRYSRKTKEQYVQTEVEGKPTGWRAFYDGNAWKVEDKR from the coding sequence ATGGGCAAATCGCTGGTCATTGTGGAATCCCCGGCTAAGGCCAAGACCATCAACAAGTACCTGGGCAGCCAGTACGTGGTGAAGTCGAGTATCGGCCATATCCGAGACCTGCCCACCAGCGGTTCGGCCAGCGCCAGCAAGGAGCCAGCCGCCAAGCGCGGCAAGGCCGCCGCTGGTGAAGCGCCAGCCCTGTCGCCAAAAGAAAAGGCGCGCAAGCAACTGGTCGCGCGCATGGGAGTTGATCCGGACCACGGCTGGAAAGCCAAGTACGAGATCCTTCCGGGCAAGGAAAAGGTCATCGAAGAACTGCGTCGTCTGGCCAAAGATGCCGACACCATCTATCTCGCAACCGACTTGGATCGCGAGGGGGAAGCCATTGCCTGGCACCTGCGCGAAGCCATCGGTGGTGACGACAGCCGCTACAAGCGTGTGGTGTTCAACGAAATTACCAAGAAAGCCATCCAGGAAGCGTTCTCGCAGCCAGGCGAGCTGGATATCGATCGGGTCAATGCCCAGCAGGCGCGTCGCTTCCTCGACCGCGTGGTGGGTTACATGGTCTCGCCACTGCTGTGGTCGAAGATCGCCCGCGGCCTGTCTGCCGGTCGCGTGCAGTCGGTTGCAGTGAAACTGGTGGTTGAGCGAGAGCGCGAGATCCGTGCCTTCATCCCGGAAGAATACTGGGAAGTGCATGCTGATCTGGGTACTGCCAAGGACGCCAAGGTGCGTTTCGAAGTAGCGCGGGAGAAGGGCGAAGCCTTCAAGCCGCTCAACGAAGCCCAGGCCATGGCGGCACTGGAGAAGCTCAAGTCTTCCAGTTACACCGTCGCCAAGCGTGAAGACCGCCCGACCAGCAGCAAACCGTCGGCGCCCTTCATTACCTCCACCCTGCAGCAGGCCGCGAGCAACCGTCTGGGCTTCGGGGTGAAGAAGACCATGATGATGGCCCAGCGTCTGTACGAAGCCGGCTACATCACTTATATGCGTACCGACTCGACCAACCTTTCGGTCGATGCGGTGGAAATGGCCCGCAGCTATATCGAAAGCGAGTTCGGCAAGAAGTACCTGCCTGAAGCGCCGATCGTCTATGGCAGCAAAGAGGGTGCCCAGGAGGCGCACGAAGCGATTCGTCCTTCCGACGTCAACACCCACCCGACCAAACTCAGCGGCATGGAGCGTGATGCCGAGCGTCTGTACGAGCTGATCTGGCGCCAGTTCCTGGCCTGCCAGATGCCACCGGCGCAGTACCTGTCGACCACCGTCAGCGTCACCGCTGGCGACTTCGAGCTGCGCGCCAAGGGCCGTATCCTCAAGTTCGACGGTTACACCCGTGTGCTGCCGCAACAGAGCAAGCCGGGCGATGACGACGTGCTGCCGGAGATGAACCAGGGCGAAGTGCTCAAACTGATCCAGATCGACCCGAGCCAGCACTTCACCAAGCCGCCTGCGCGTTACTCCGAAGCCAGCCTGGTCAAGGAAATGGAAAAGCGCGGCATTGGCCGTCCTTCCACTTACGCGGCGATCATTTCGACCATTCAGGATCGCGGCTACGTGACCCTGCATAACCGTCGGTTCTATTCCGAGAAGATGGGCGACATCGTCACCGAGCGCCTGTCCGAGAGCTTCTCCAACCTGATGGACTACGGCTTCACCGCCGGCATGGAAGAGAACCTCGACGATGTGGCCCAGGGCGAGCGCGACTGGAAAAACGTGCTGGACGAGTTCTACGGCGATTTCAGCAACAAGCTGAAGCTGGCCGAGGATGGCGAGAAGGGCATGCGTGCCAACCAGCCGACCCTGACCAACATCGCGTGCAAGGATTGCGGTCGGCCGATGATGATTCGTACCGCATCTACCGGTGTGTTCCTCGGCTGCTCGGGCTACAGCCTGCCGCCAAAAGAGCGTTGCAAGGCCACTGTGAACCTGGTGCCGGGCGATGAAATCGCGGCCGACGACGAGGGTGAATCGGAATCGCGCGTGCTGCTCAACAAGCACCGTTGCCCGATCTGCTCGACAGCGATGGATGCTTACCTGCTTGATGAGAAGCGCAAGCTGCACATCTGCGGTAACAACCCTGATTGCACCGGCTACGAGATCGAAGAAGGCAACTACCGCATCAAGGGCTACGAAGGGCCGAGCCTGGAGTGCGACAAGTGCGGTAGCGAAATGCAGCTCAAGACCGGCCGTTTCGGCAAGTTCTTCGGCTGCACCAACGCCGAGTGCAAGAACACCCGCAAGCTGCTCAAGAGCGGCGAAGCGGCGCCGCCGAAGATGGATGCGGTGAAGATGCCGGAGCTCAAGTGCGAGAAGGTCAACGATACCTACGTGCTGCGTGATGGCGCTTCGGGTCTGTTCCTGGCGGCCAGCCAGTTCCCGAAAAACCGCGAGACCCGTGCACCGCTGGTGATCGAGATCATTCCGCATAAAGACGAAATCGATCCGAAGTACCACTTCCTCTGCGAAGCGCCGAAGAAGGATCCTGATGGTCGTCCGGCCGTGATCCGCTACAGCCGCAAGACCAAGGAGCAGTACGTGCAGACCGAGGTGGAGGGTAAGCCGACTGGCTGGCGCGCCTTCTACGACGGCAATGCCTGGAAGGTCGAAGACAAGCGCTGA
- a CDS encoding DUF6586 family protein has protein sequence MAQELYTRTNQKIYFAGLALEAMGRAQESRAMNAQALIQAERESALFHLYGALLGLCHEIAGFYRLPQAGAPRAELLLTREVLEAVAIPEMAELVELAEQRETWLAQLLSTYADLFRPPVAKKTPKTDVTQPLIQAVSLDEPEVAPLSREELESWRQNLKGLTVRFREGLSEC, from the coding sequence ATGGCCCAGGAACTCTACACCCGCACCAATCAGAAGATTTACTTTGCAGGCCTGGCCCTCGAAGCCATGGGCAGGGCACAGGAAAGCCGGGCCATGAATGCCCAGGCCTTGATTCAGGCTGAGCGTGAATCGGCGCTGTTTCACCTGTACGGGGCACTGCTGGGCTTGTGTCACGAGATTGCCGGTTTTTACCGCTTGCCGCAGGCCGGTGCACCACGTGCAGAGCTGCTGCTGACTCGCGAAGTGCTGGAGGCGGTGGCAATTCCCGAAATGGCCGAGCTGGTCGAACTGGCTGAGCAGCGCGAAACTTGGCTGGCGCAACTGCTAAGTACTTATGCCGATTTGTTCCGACCGCCGGTCGCGAAAAAAACGCCTAAAACTGACGTCACCCAACCGTTGATTCAGGCCGTGAGCCTTGATGAGCCTGAGGTGGCACCACTTTCGCGGGAGGAGCTGGAGAGCTGGCGGCAGAATCTCAAGGGGCTGACCGTTCGTTTTCGCGAGGGCTTGAGTGAGTGCTGA
- a CDS encoding L,D-transpeptidase — protein sequence MPSLDLLHISLADQCLYGFAQGQLRLRLSVSTALKGAGERNGSGCTPRGLHQVRAKIGAGLPQGAVLRGRRWTGETWTPALHAQYPERDWILSRILWLSGCQPGFNRLGPVDTFRRYIYLHGTPDCEPMGVPLSHGCVRLRNADLLRLFDQVPVHCQVRIEEAACPEWARAPLN from the coding sequence ATGCCCAGTCTCGATTTACTGCACATTTCCCTTGCCGATCAATGCCTCTATGGGTTTGCCCAGGGGCAGTTGCGCCTGCGTCTGTCTGTGTCCACGGCATTGAAGGGTGCCGGCGAGCGCAATGGCTCCGGTTGCACGCCCCGTGGCCTGCATCAGGTCCGCGCAAAGATCGGCGCCGGATTGCCGCAAGGTGCGGTTCTGCGCGGGCGGCGCTGGACCGGCGAAACCTGGACGCCGGCCCTGCATGCGCAGTATCCCGAACGTGACTGGATCCTCAGCCGTATCCTCTGGCTCAGCGGTTGCCAGCCGGGATTCAATCGCCTGGGCCCGGTCGACACTTTCCGTCGCTACATTTATCTGCATGGCACGCCTGATTGCGAACCAATGGGCGTGCCGTTGTCCCATGGCTGTGTGCGCCTGCGCAATGCTGACCTGTTGCGCCTGTTCGATCAGGTGCCAGTGCATTGCCAGGTGCGAATCGAAGAAGCCGCGTGCCCCGAATGGGCCCGCGCACCCCTGAACTGA
- the fadA gene encoding acetyl-CoA C-acyltransferase FadA, with translation MSLNPRDVVIVDFGRTPMGRSKGGMHRNTRAEDMSAHLISKVLERNTKVDPNEVEDVIWGCVNQTLEQGWNIARMASLMTQIPHTAAGQTVSRLCGSSMSALHTAAQAIMTGNGDVFVVGGVEHMGHVSMMHGVDPNPHMSLYAAKASGMMGLTAEMLGKMHGISREQQDLFGLRSHQLAHKATVEGKFKDEIIPMQGYDENGFLKVFDYDETIRPDTTLESLAALKPAFNPKGGTVTAGTSSQITDGASCMIVMSAQRAQDLGIQPLAVIRSMAVAGVDPAIMGYGPVPATQKALKRAGLSIADIDFFELNEAFAAQALPVLKDLKVLDKMDEKVNLHGGAIALGHPFGCSGARISGTLLNVMKQNGGTFGVSTMCVGLGQGITTVFERV, from the coding sequence ATGAGCCTGAATCCAAGAGACGTGGTGATTGTCGACTTCGGTCGCACGCCGATGGGCCGCTCCAAGGGTGGCATGCACCGCAATACCCGCGCCGAAGACATGTCCGCGCACCTGATCAGCAAGGTGCTGGAGCGCAACACCAAGGTCGACCCTAACGAAGTCGAGGACGTGATCTGGGGCTGCGTCAACCAGACCCTGGAGCAGGGCTGGAACATCGCCCGCATGGCGTCGTTGATGACCCAGATCCCTCACACTGCGGCCGGCCAGACCGTCAGCCGTCTGTGTGGTTCGTCCATGAGCGCCCTGCACACCGCAGCACAGGCGATCATGACCGGCAACGGCGACGTGTTCGTCGTCGGTGGCGTCGAGCACATGGGCCACGTCAGCATGATGCACGGTGTCGATCCGAACCCGCACATGTCGCTGTACGCTGCCAAGGCCTCGGGCATGATGGGCCTGACCGCCGAAATGCTCGGCAAGATGCACGGCATCAGCCGTGAGCAGCAGGACCTGTTCGGCCTGCGTTCGCACCAGCTCGCCCACAAGGCGACGGTCGAAGGCAAGTTCAAGGATGAAATCATCCCGATGCAGGGCTACGACGAGAACGGCTTCCTCAAAGTCTTCGACTACGATGAAACCATTCGCCCGGACACCACCCTGGAAAGCCTGGCGGCCTTGAAGCCGGCTTTCAACCCTAAAGGCGGTACCGTGACTGCCGGTACGTCGTCGCAGATCACTGACGGCGCTTCGTGCATGATCGTCATGTCGGCGCAACGTGCTCAAGACCTGGGCATCCAGCCGCTGGCGGTAATCCGTTCCATGGCGGTGGCCGGTGTTGACCCGGCGATCATGGGCTACGGCCCGGTGCCTGCGACCCAGAAAGCGCTCAAGCGCGCTGGTCTGAGCATTGCCGATATCGACTTCTTCGAGCTCAACGAAGCGTTCGCTGCACAGGCCTTGCCAGTGCTGAAAGATCTGAAAGTGCTCGACAAGATGGATGAGAAGGTTAACCTGCACGGCGGCGCTATCGCTCTGGGTCATCCTTTCGGTTGCTCTGGTGCGCGGATTTCCGGCACTCTGCTCAACGTCATGAAGCAGAATGGCGGGACCTTCGGCGTTTCGACCATGTGCGTCGGCCTGGGCCAAGGTATCACCACCGTCTTCGAACGCGTTTAA
- the nagZ gene encoding beta-N-acetylhexosaminidase has product MQGSLMVDIAGTWLTAEDRQLLRQPEVAGLIIFARNIESPRQVRELTASIRAIRPDLILAVDQEGGRVQRLRQGFVRLPAMRAIADNDNAEYLAEQCGWLMATEVLAVGLDLSFAPVLDLDHQRSAVVGSRAFEGDPQRATVLAGAFIRGMNAAGMAACGKHFPGHGWAEADSHVAIPTDERSLEQIRAVDLVPFARLSGQLAAVMPAHVIYPQVDNQPAGFSRRWLQDILRGELGFEGVIFSDDLSMAGAHVVGDAASRIEAALSAGCDMGLVCNDRAAAELALTAAQRLKVKPSPRIAQMRGQGFARTDYRQQPRWLEALGALKEAQLVD; this is encoded by the coding sequence CTGCAAGGCTCCTTGATGGTGGACATCGCCGGTACCTGGCTGACCGCCGAAGATCGCCAGCTGTTGCGCCAGCCCGAAGTGGCCGGCCTGATCATCTTTGCCCGCAACATCGAAAGCCCGCGTCAGGTGCGTGAGCTGACCGCTTCGATTCGCGCCATCCGCCCGGATCTGATTCTGGCAGTCGACCAGGAGGGTGGCCGGGTGCAGCGCCTGCGACAGGGCTTTGTGCGCTTGCCGGCGATGCGCGCGATTGCCGACAACGACAATGCCGAATACCTGGCCGAGCAGTGCGGCTGGCTGATGGCTACGGAAGTGCTGGCGGTTGGTCTGGACCTGAGTTTCGCGCCGGTGCTGGACCTCGATCACCAGCGCAGCGCCGTGGTCGGCAGCCGCGCGTTCGAAGGTGATCCGCAGCGTGCCACCGTTCTGGCCGGCGCCTTTATTCGCGGTATGAACGCCGCAGGCATGGCTGCATGCGGCAAGCACTTCCCCGGCCATGGCTGGGCCGAAGCTGATTCTCACGTCGCCATCCCGACTGACGAGCGTAGTCTGGAGCAGATTCGCGCCGTCGATCTGGTGCCTTTCGCGCGGCTCAGTGGCCAGCTGGCGGCGGTGATGCCGGCGCATGTGATCTATCCGCAGGTCGACAATCAGCCGGCGGGCTTCTCGCGCCGCTGGTTGCAGGACATCCTGCGCGGTGAGTTGGGCTTTGAGGGGGTGATCTTCAGTGATGACCTGTCGATGGCCGGCGCACATGTGGTGGGTGACGCGGCCAGTCGGATCGAGGCGGCGTTGAGCGCCGGGTGTGATATGGGCCTGGTGTGTAACGACCGGGCTGCCGCCGAGCTGGCGCTGACAGCGGCGCAACGCCTGAAGGTCAAGCCTTCGCCACGTATCGCGCAGATGCGCGGGCAGGGCTTTGCGCGTACCGATTATCGCCAGCAGCCGCGCTGGCTGGAGGCGCTTGGGGCTTTGAAAGAGGCTCAGCTGGTCGACTGA